caatgttatataTGTACTTATAAGCACGTTGTAAACACGGCCGATttcctgaaatatatatatatatatataacgaaaGACGTTCAATTATGGAATCTAAATAATATTTCTCAGGAGGAATTGAGTGTGTTCTTGAAGATACTGGATGTCATCTTACACACTAGAGATTAATCAAAGTAGTGCCAATATACACGAAACCATAATAAATTGTTATCAACGTATAAAACATTTTTTATGTTCTCGCTATTATAAGTTACAAAAATAAAGATTTGCGAATATTACATGATGTGGTCAGTAAATGGAATCGGTCACTTCAGAGAGGGCATTTCTTTGGAGTTCAATCAGTAATAACCGATTCATTCCTAAACCAGAGTTCGATAAGATACGAGCACTTCGTATACAGAAGTACGTTGCGCGCAAGATCTTCAAGCAAGCTTTTTAAATATCTCAGACCAGATATGGACGGGCGGACTGTAGGGAGGTGAAGTTGATAGGATGTCTACAACATGGTAGCTGGTGCCATACGATTACTATTATAACTAGATTCTGCTGGATTATCATCGGATCAATAATATAACAATTTTTTACTTAAGAAGTGATCCTTTAAAACAAAATGGAGCCTGCTAGTAGTTGCTATCTTGAATATGGCCAGCGGGTCTCCAGTTTTTCATGAAATTCGAACCGAACGGACGTAActtctaatattttaaaaaatctacatATGCATTGGCGAGATTCGGGCTGCGAAACTCCTGATGAGAAGCCACGGTGATAATATCACTCGGATTCCACGCTCGCCTCTCTTTAAACTATTTCATCTTTCTCTATTTTAGCCTTTTGACgaatgtacacgcatgcacagaaatggtagcCCGATATAAACAAGGCATGGCTCCCCACATCCTCGCTTGACACATTTCTGCAGGTAGACAACCCGCTACAAGACCGttatgattgaaatgggcacagtggtggatgtataaaTAATAACACACTGTGCCTTTAGCACTACCCCTTcgctcccttcccctccttttcggtactggagtggccttcaacactgcccccttcactccctcccctcgttttcggtactggagtggccttcaacactgcccccttcactctctcccttttcagtactggagtggggcagtgttggttgtttatgtcgggacaccatttctgtgcatgtgtgcaCACTGCTTCTTTGCAATGGGTTCTGTTAAAGTTATTGCTACTTTCATACttgaaaatgtaaaatatttaattttttctcttgaattgttAAAATATTACGTTCATTTTGACGTGACAAACATCTTATTATCGATTAAAGAAATAATATACCCAGTCGTGTAATATTTCATGCAAATATTTCAATAGCTTTCGATTTACAGTAATTTGTGATAAAAACCATGTGTAAAAATGATAGCCATACTATGAAAAAGAACAACAAATATTATCGTCGGCGTGCCTGAAAAAACCGCTATTTGATAATGTTGTGACAGAGATACTGACACGCAGCTCACAGCGCTTTGAATATACTCGCACAGTATTGGACCTTAagtgacagaatcttaccggccaaagttctaagctgaaatatttcacatagcggctTTTGCAGGCGTAACGAGGATATGACAGACTGGGGACGTACCAAGTGGCATTCAAGGACAAATTTACAAACACATCCTTTGAAGTCGTGGAGAGTTTTTTCATTTAAACCACCCTATTAAAGACGAAAATATAttctataaagtataaacattgaaaagtgcCATTTCTTTTAATCTTAAGGgtagtcatgactgaaattttgaacttctacaatttatcacttatcaaggccaaatttaaaacacaagcacatattaataaacACAACCCGACACAAAATTTGCAGTTGATCAGTTAATTCGTTGCAaagttatttacaaatatttaaaatgtatatttgTTGAATGGAAAGTGCTCCTTGCTGCACAGAttttttgggctataatttggtgaaaatactcatatatttaagagcccggctccatggctaaatggttagcgtgctggcctttgatcagatgggttccgggttcgattcccggcaggatcgtgaattttaaccatcattggttaatttcgttggcacgagggctgggtgtatgtgtcgtcatcatcatcattttcatcctcatcacgacgggagCCGAACgcgtcgtcggacactcccggcactaaaagccagtattattgaaatggtagtccgaaagaatgTTGAAGCAAGTTTTGTCCGACAGCATGAGAGAAAAAAGCCTGGGATTGCTCTATACACACCGTGCCACTACCCGTTACATCCGGCATTTATAACTTTAAATATGGCGTTAGGGAGAAACTGATAGCGGGATTTCCAAGAGGAAGAATTTGGgatattttaaggttaaaattgaaaattcgatttttttttGGTAAAAAATCTCATTTCAGTCACGACACCCCTTAGGCTATATTGATAGGCACCCTAACAAACACTCCGAAGATCTATCATCAAAGTGCCAGTGGTTAAAGAAGATCTTACGCGCAGAATACTAGTTCATCTCAATAACTGAACTTAGAAATTGCTTCGGGATAAAGTCCAGTTGATTAAATTGATTTACCTTTCCCCTCTTTGCTGTTTAATAGGGGTGAATAGCCGCTATTCCTACCCTTCCAGAGGAGACGGAACTGTTGGTACGATGCAACATCTCGTGGTGGATTGGACCTTCCGCGTAGCTATGCCTATAACCCGCGCCGCTGGAACCACCGCCTCCTCCACGGTTCTGGGACTGCGAATTAGGAGGCACGTGGTGCGCCCTGGCGGATTCTCTGTCAAGCCCAGGGTAGCGTTCCCTCTCAGGCAGCTCTTGGTAGCCATGGTAGCCTACCTGCTCCACGGTATCATGGTACGACCGTCTCTTGAACTCCTTGGCCAGCTCGTTAGAGTTCCTTCGCCGCTCGTCCTCTAGGGCATCGAACATGGATCTGCGCTTCGGATACTGACGATGGTTGTCGGGACTGTCGTCTCTTTCATTAGTCATGGGAACACGATGTCTTGGTGCAGGTTGTGGGTGGCGAATCGGACTCCTGTATCGCTCCAGAGGTATTTCTTCTGAATATTGCGGAGCGCTCCGAGACGGTGGTGGGTACCTTGCGTGAACCTCTTCGATTGGAACACCTCTAGGTGCGGGGCGAGGATTTGGACTTAGATATCGATCTCTGGACGATGAAGACTGAGGTGTTGATGCGATTCGACGATCAGGACTTGATCCATACTCCTCATATCGTGGTCTACGGTCAGGACTGGGAGGGTACTGATGGTGTAAATTACGCTCGCCTCTGGGTGTGCCGCGATATACTTGATGTCGCCTTTGTGGTGGTAGATCCTCGGGAGGGTTGTTCAGATGGTCGTCTATTATTGGTGGGGGACGCCTTCCATTGCTGCCAACACTAACACCGCCGCCGCCAAGAGAGTCCCGACGTGCTAGATTATTCTTCCTTGCTCTCAGTCGTTCAGGATACTCAAAGACATCCTCGTTATCTTCATCTTCCACCGGTTCTTCGTCAAAATCATCTGCCGGTGGACTGTAATATCTATTTTGATGACGATCCTCTAAATCGTCTTCAGAATCTCGACTTCTGGACCAGCTTCCCGAACGATACCCCCTATTTGAATTAGTCACTGGTGGGGGTACCACAGCCGGTGATATTGGCGGTTCAATGTTGTTATTCAACTGTCTTCGCCGTTCCAGTTTTCCTTGTTCCTCCAGCCTTTCTTTTTCTAGTAAGAGGAACTTCTCCTTGGCATCTTTGAAGCGATCTCTGGGAGATAAAGGGCCATTACTATGGGCATGTGATGGGGAAGGAGATCTTTGCCTCTCCTCAGCTTGGCGACGGCGGCGGAAGGCAGCCAGGTCGCCGCCAATGGGGGATGAAGCAGTCGTATTATTGTCGTTATTATGGTGATTGTTATTTGGAGGAGGCACGCTATTGCTGCTGGGTGTGTTGTTGCTATGGACACGGCGTGCCCGGGGTAGGGAAAGGTCTGTGCCAGGACCGCGCCAACTGCCTCCGCCTACACTGCGGCCGGGCTGAACCAAGAACAAGGAGTCCTCGGATGGCTGTTCCGTCCAGTCCTCATCTGAAACAAAATGAAAAAACACTTCAGAACAAGGATCAGCATCTGTGACATTCATTTGTTGGGGAGAACACTGAATAAATATGATGCTATGATTACTGACTAGTAGACTGAGAATACTAGTGAATGACCAAGCGCGTATCTCACGGTCGGCCATCCACGGTACTCGTGACACTAACGGTAAGCAAACACTGAAGGTAAAAATTGGCACTTACAAAAAGTGGCACATGCCAAGTAGAAACACATTAgtttaataatctatatattaaaaatgtttccTAAAAACAGCTTAGTCCGTCCGTTcgactggaccgatttgcttcatttttgttgtattctctccgTAATTATCTGCCGGCGAATCTTCAAGCattaataggtctctaagttcagtcaactttgggtaatcataaaatcaagtcgtTAAAATAACGGtcactccaacaattgcaggcgaaggcttatcctagccCGCAATACGTTCTGTACTTAGTGAGTTGCATACAGTTAAGTAGCCATATTTTTACGTAAAGATATCAGCCAAGCTAAACGATTACAAATGACGGCGACTATACGCAAAACTGCAATTtcatcgggagtgtcactattcaagtCCAGGTTCAGCCACCATCGACACCAAATTTGGTGTTGTGTGTATTGTCAGTGATATCAGTGTGGAATACGTCACTTAATGTGTTGGTTggtttttcaataaattatttttttattgtaaCTTCTTGAATGCTTATGATGCAAATATTGCTTTCAATATATATCCAGAAGTCGTTAATAAGTATTGATTGtgattaacaaatacaattattttctctTCTTACGAACAAATTCCACTTTGTCTTTTGCTGtttctttacgtagcaccgatacacTCTTATGACAACGATGTGAATGGACaaggctagtactgggaaggaagagacGTTAGGCTTAATTCAAACCTGGCGTGAAATTGAGCAAACACGGAGAATCAtcagtggttttctgtggtatcccacgTTCactaccagacaaatgccgggatagttccaattattcataggccacaaccgatcctttcacctccttactcagttttattcaccatccttcatttcatctttattagctcctcgactgaggttggcgtcgggaagggcattcgaccATAAACATGCCTTATAAATTAACTTAAGCTCATTCCCGACTCCGTATTAAACAAGGGGTAGACAACAACTAACTCTTGGACTTCGAGCTATGTGTAAACGGCCGCCAGTAACCGGGCAAGAATCTTGTGTCTTGTGTTGGCTGTGCAATCCGCTATGTAAAGAAATTCCATATAATACAGCACTATGTTAATATTTATTCTTTGAACTCTCTCACTCGACACGAAGCGTGACTAGCAGTCTTGTGTAGACAGGCGGCTTTGCTTGCGCTACACTTTAAAAGGAACGCAGTAGACCAAAGCCAGCCACATAGAAAGGTAATTGTGGATCGTACTCAAGGCTTTTCTTTTCATGGAGGTTGCTTTTGTTTCCAAAAACCAATTAGCACCTAGGAGGTTGATCACGCGTGTAGTTGTCTGGCGGAAAGGAGCTGAAGTGGCTTAATATTCAACCGTAATAGTAAGTGATTAGGCTTATACGGTTATATGATTCTCTCTTGTATAGTTGCAGCTATCAACATAGGTACCGTTTTAAAGAGTTTCCCTCTGTGGATCGGAGTGTTAGTCTataagtcctgacattgcttccacttgtgccaggctctccacattcatctaacctatccgacctccctagatcaactcttgttctttgccgaccccttCGGTATTAGTTTTACGAATCcttgggagtctcattttcacgcccttcgtggcccttgtctttctttggccgataccttcatttttcgaagtgtcggatacgttccattttcccctctgatcagtgttcaagaggatggttgcccagttgtacttcctcttaaaataataatctccACCATCAGCACCGTGGCAGCGGTAACAGGAAGAAATAACACCATTTTAATCcattttcatctccttgtaacacccattttgttaattttttattttttttacatgttgatttacgtcgcaccgacaagataggtcgtatggcgacgataagataggaaaggcctaggagtgggaagggagcggccgtggtcttaaggtatagccccggcatttgcctggtgtgaaaataggaaaccacggaacaccatcttcaggactgccgacggtggggttcgaacccactatctcccggatacaagctctcagctgtgcagctctaaccgcacggccaactcgcccggtttttaaaagaaaaaatggaGAGTGCTGTCACTTATGcttaatttattttgataagggAGCACTGACTCCAAGGTAATAGTTTCCTCGTCTCAGTTATACAAgtgtcgactcgttggctgaatgaccagcgcactggccttcggatcagagggtcccgggttcgattcccggccgagtcgggaattttaaccttcattgggtaattccattggccggggggctgggtgtttgtgccgtccccaacatccctgcaactcacacaccacacataacactatcctccaccacaataacacgcagttacctacacatggcagatgccgcccaccctaatcggaggatctgcctaacaaggctgcactcggctagaaacagccacacgaaattattattatagttatataaTTTAGTAAAGGTGTAGAGAATTTTTCAATTCGAGAATAAATCTGAGGAAGGATCAGCTGTAGAAACGGTGTGAAGTATATAATTTAATCTGGGAAAAGCTCATGCCCTTTCCTGCGAATTATTGTCAAttatctcaacaacaacaacaaatgaagCTACACTGTTGCTTTATCATCGTCCGCGTGTCTTTTCTTACATGATACTTTTTTCGAAATTTGGAAACCGCCACTAGAGCTGAGAGCGGGGAGTACGCGAAAATGTTAAAATGTTGAAGTGGGAATTACATGTTTCTAAGATATTTCATCACTTAATATATGTCTTTTTACTTCAACTAAAGTAATTTCTGACATTTTTACTTATCTGTTGTTGACATTAGGTAAACACAGGCCTAGTATGAAGTAACAAGGGTTATTTGTCCTAGGTTATGGTTAAATACACCAAATTTGGAATAGGTCTACGATGGGCAACGGGAAGCTATGCATGCTCAGTGTTCACAAGATCAGAGTGCAATAGAGCACTGCATTCATCAATTCGAACTGCAACGAAGAAGGTTAAAGTTTTTGTTCTAACGTTCATTTCTTTTTAAATGGACTAGCTTTTCCAGGGTTTTATTTGCATGTTCATCAACTTTTATGCATTGAATTTATTTTctgttgaataaattattttaaactaatcataatcatcatcgtctaAAGCCGTCCGCCTCcgttgcgtaacggttagtgttattagctgccgtcctcgagggcccgggttcgattcccagtactgccagaaatttaagaatggcaggagggctggtatgtggttgaaatggcacacgCAGCTcacagctcacctccaatagggttgtgcctgaaaagagctgcaccacctcgggacgaggacacaagGCCTTGTCGCTGAAACCATGTCTGACGGTCCAGTGCCATCCTCTTCATATCGGCGTACGAATCATAAGCTACCCTAGTTCATCGACGGTGCTCTTAACATACAATTTTCTTCGTCTTCCCCATAACTATCTTGATACATTCgtcagaagaagaaaaacaaattttATATGGACACGAGTCCGGAaactctttatttccatgttagaagtaATTTTCTGCAGCTCTACACAGTACACTAATCATGGCAAAAACACAGAAACAGAACGTATCACGAAAGtcattctaccgagcgagttggccgtgtggttagcagcgcacagctatgagctggcattcgggagatagaggttcgaacccccactatcggtaaccctgaagatagctttccgtgttttcccatttccacaccaggcaaatactggggcggtaccttaattaaggcaacggccgcttccttcccattcttatccaatcatcgccataagacctatctgtgtcggtgcgaaggccaattgaaaaaaaaaaaacatcgcaccgacacagataggtcttatggcgatgatgggataggaatgagaagaaagcggccatggccttaattaaggtacagtccgagcatttttctggtgtgaaaataggaaaccacagaacaccatcttcaggactgccgacagtggggttcgaacccactatttgccgaatactgtcggtgagatgtaaaaccaattgtaaaaaaaaaaaaaaaaaaaaaaaaaaaaaaaaaaaaaaaaaaaaaaaagaaagaaagaaagaaactcatCCTTTcatgaaatgttgaaaatgtctGTCCAGACTGGTCGACATTTCGTATGGATTTACtccatttttacggccagatgccctttctgacgctaaccctatgtgaaagaatgtattcattattgcgtgtttctgcggtggtttgtagtgtgatgtgatgtatctaaatggagatgtgtattacgacaaacacccagccccccgagctAGGAGAATTAATCCGACctatccaggaatcgaacctggggtccttCGAGCCGAAGGTCACTACGCTAAAGAAGCAGGAATATAAATCTTAAATTTTATACAACAGCCCCAGGTTTAAGAACTGACAAATACACCTGAATTCGTTACTTGAAAGTCCAACAGACAGGCATAGGTGTGCAGCATTCCTGAAGCCTGTTGTCAGCATATGAAACCCCCCCAGGTGTGATAGTGAAACAAAAAAGAAGTGCTTAGTCCTCCGACCTTGATAGCATGATATCTCTGACATGCTATGAACTTATTATACTAGCCAGAAACAAATGACCTAATTGGACCGGTTTTAAACCGTAATATCTCCGCTAGAGCGTGCTGACTTGCTAGCATCCTCACAACACGAAGGCACATGTAGCGTGCCGTCATGGTAACAATAACAAAGGCCAGTCGCCGCAAGTTCCATGTTTACTTACACGAGTGCTCTGTCGTGCCTCAAAACGGGTGTAATTACGTAAACAAAACTGAAATACCTCCCTCGAGTATTGCCTTTTTAGTGTTGCGGTGAATTTTACACACGTAATAGGGATATGACCCAAGGGAAATGGCCATAGAGTTTAATACCCCAAGCTGTTAAAAGAAAAGGAGGGGAAACATAACGACATTAAAATAACACTTACGTGAGACTGTGGTTTCTTAACAACACGTGAAACCACAAGAGATGATCACAGAATACAATGCACAGTGCTATGGAAACCAACATAGCATGAAATAATCAGtgattgagattttttttttagaaagaagTCCGTGACAGCATATTATTTACAGCAGAGAAAAAATTTTCTATCAAAATTGCCATTGGATTTGGTTGTATGTccacttatttgtttatttattaagaGTTCGTGGCATTAGAAGGCTCTGAACCCAGGGTAACTGTTTTTTGTTGTTGCTTTAATTCTGTCTAGTGGTTCAGTGATACAAACTCATTCCGATAAGAATAAGCTACGGAAGTTGGGGTAAAGTGATCTAAGCGCCaaaggcagccctgaaaatggttttccattttcacaccaggctgtaccttaattaaggccacggccgcttccttccgattcctaggcctttcctgtcccattgtcgccataagacctatctgtaccgagctcgatagctgcagtcgcttaagtgcggccagtatccagtaatcgggagatagtgggttcgagccccactgtcggcagccctgaagatggttttccgtggtttcccattttcacaccaggcaaatgccgaggctgtaccttaattaaggccacggccgcttccttccaattcataggcctttcctatcccatcgtcgccataagacatatctgtgtcggtgcgacgtaaagcaaatagcaaaagaaaaaaaaatgttttcagagAAAATGAGAATGAACTCTCTGCCTGTaaatttacgaaatcatttttATTGATAAACTGTTTACATCCTTGAAAATAATCGAGATTGACAAACAAAAGAGAAAATTTGCTAGAAGCAAATGGATTTAATTTTTCCTGAACACACTAGTTTAGAAAGAATCAAGTCCTTGTGGTCTCCGAAAGAAATATTTAAGTCCAAGTCGTTGTATAACCaaattatgtataataataatgtccgcctctgtgatgcagtggttagcatgattacctgtcatccccggaggcacgggttcgtatcccggctctgccacgaacattgaaaagtggtacaagcgctggaacggggtccactcattctcgggaggtcaattgagtacaggggggttcgattcccacctcagccatcctcgaagtgtcttttccgtggtttcccacttctcctccaggcaaatgtcaggatggtacctaacttaatgccacggacgcttccttccctcttccttgtccatcccttccactatttccatccctctacaaggccgctgttcagcatagcaggtgaagccgccttggcgatgtactggtcctcctccccagttttgtccccccCCGAccgaaagtttcacgctccaggacactgcccttgaggcggtagaggtgggatccctcgctgagtccgaaggaaaaatcaacgctggagggtaaacggattatgaaagaatgaaagaaataataataataataataataataatattgtacacgGTTTTATAGTACAGCGGTGATAAATAGCGAACAGTAATTAGTAAAACCCTCCAGAAAATCACCATTATAAAtctccggctccatagctaaatggttagcgtgctggccttttgttacaggggtcccggattcgattcccggtagggccgggaatttgaaccataattggttaattcccctggcaaggggactgtgcgtatgtgtcgttttcatcatcatttcatcctcatcacgaggcgcaggtcgcctgcgggtgtcaaatcaaaagacctgcaccaggcctcttcagagggcacacgccatttcatttcatttactattatAAATTAACAATTAAGCATTTCTAAATTGGGAAGCATCCAACACATCTGCGAATTGCGACAATGGTGGTGCGTGGCACATTGAGGTGCAAGTTGCAAGGTGGTTGTGATCATAATACCAGCGCCGTATGTTGTTGCTGTTTAAAAATAGAAGGAAAGATAATCTGTGCGTAGGTCATTGGGCACAACACTGGCGTTGGCATGTTGTTCACTTCGAAGGAAAAAGCTGGACTTtacatctccctgtgggtggggctggTAGAATAAGAGAGGCGATTTAAAGGAGCCTCAGGAGCTTTCGACTTGCCAGTGAGGGTCGGCGACCACGCGGTCTTTAgccgagccctggcattgcttccacttattcatttcaggctcctgactttcatctgttctatcctacctctcttggtcaattcttgatcttttccaactccgacggtATTGGGCTTGCGCATCCTAGGAGTCGTATTTTCATGCTGATACCTCCATTTTTGCAACTGTCGGACCTCTTCAAATTGTTTCATCTGATTAGTGTtggtagaggatggttacccagttgtacttactcttaagaCAGTTATCATCACCAGCTGGATTTGACACATTTTGGCTTTTGGATTACTCTGCCCCGGCGCTCTTCATAATGAAGTAATGGAGTTTTATACTACTTCTTGTGGCTGTTTAGCAGAATATTATGCCCATTGCGCAAAACTGTACACTTTGTTTGTTCTAAAGGAGAGTCTTCGGTTCATCTTTAAAGATGCCTTATGTAGCACGTTAACATAATATTACATAGTTATCCTGCGACTGTATGGTCACGTTATCTGTAAGGCATGATACACAGTCTTTTCTTCTCAAACTAAAAATTATA
This DNA window, taken from Anabrus simplex isolate iqAnaSimp1 chromosome X, ASM4041472v1, whole genome shotgun sequence, encodes the following:
- the LOC136885886 gene encoding serine/arginine repetitive matrix protein 2, whose product is MALRMRKDIKKSSYYVWFLGAQESKGLRGAEYIVPVVKSLVQRERDVEPFKVTLQVSHKGLKIIQNIVPPIANNPAGGKSGKNAKPEVVKHFIPHHAITCVLQDEDIVACILLLYNPVTKCPVHVHAYRCDSVETAEILRGQLQTLIERPDNQKKLSEIETRLRAKGLLLPPRGSNGSQPIPVVGNPVPRRVVNGGGSDGRSTSTRESESSGGSSSERLSGVGGHQERIASLYDSLAAELREKLGTGGSVTSDKPRHPQAPILLPPRDYDTVHRQKGNLTAIDLRRCLNENIVGVNVKNTRNLKETARTGGAGGTATAGGVGGRTPGSSGGSSGIGSDHAPSPDQQDRESDPRYLDNQSSSDEDWTEQPSEDSLFLVQPGRSVGGGSWRGPGTDLSLPRARRVHSNNTPSSNSVPPPNNNHHNNDNNTTASSPIGGDLAAFRRRRQAEERQRSPSPSHAHSNGPLSPRDRFKDAKEKFLLLEKERLEEQGKLERRRQLNNNIEPPISPAVVPPPVTNSNRGYRSGSWSRSRDSEDDLEDRHQNRYYSPPADDFDEEPVEDEDNEDVFEYPERLRARKNNLARRDSLGGGGVSVGSNGRRPPPIIDDHLNNPPEDLPPQRRHQVYRGTPRGERNLHHQYPPSPDRRPRYEEYGSSPDRRIASTPQSSSSRDRYLSPNPRPAPRGVPIEEVHARYPPPSRSAPQYSEEIPLERYRSPIRHPQPAPRHRVPMTNERDDSPDNHRQYPKRRSMFDALEDERRRNSNELAKEFKRRSYHDTVEQVGYHGYQELPERERYPGLDRESARAHHVPPNSQSQNRGGGGGSSGAGYRHSYAEGPIHHEMLHRTNSSVSSGRVGIAAIHPY